The Pseudomonas sp. TH06 genome contains the following window.
CCTCAGCAAGCCGTCGGTGGCACCAGCGCCATGCTGGGCCTGGCCAAGAACCAGTTGAGCAGCACCGATTATTCGCAGTTGGCCAAAGAAGTGCCGGGCATCGACAAGCTGTCGGGCGGTAGCGGCAACATGGCGGCGTTGAGCGGCTTGCTGGGTTCGTCGGGCAAATCCGCCGGTCTGGAAAACGCGCTGGGCAACGTCAAGAACACCAGTGACCTGAACAACGCCTTCGGTGCCTTGGGCATGGACAGCGGCATGGTCGGCCAGTTTGCCCCGGTGCTCCTCAAGTATCTGGGTGATCAAGGCGTCGGCGGCCCGCTGCTGCAAAGCCTGGGCAGCATCTGGGGCGCCGGCACCGGTAGCTGATTCAGTCGCGCTCGCCGCGCAGCTCGGCGATGCGCAGATCCTTCTCGGTCCAGAGCTGGTTGACCCAGCTCTGGACCTTCTCGCGAAACGCCGGATCGTTTTCGTAATCGCCCTGCCACAGCGCCGGGTCGAGTTCGCGAGTCTTGATGTCGATGATCACGCGCGGCACGTTGCCGCTGATCAAATCCCAGAACCCCGGAATTTCCGCCTGTGGATAAACCACGGTGACGTCGAGAATCGCATCCAGCTGTTCACCCATCGCCGCCAAAACAAACGCCACGCCGCCGGCCTTGGGCTTGAGCAAATGCTTGAACGGTGATTGCTGCTGCGCACTTTTCGCAGTGGTGTAGCGGGTGCCTTCCAGATAATTCACCACGGTCACCGGCTGACGCTTGAACAGCTCGCAGGCCTGTCTGGTGATTTCCAGATCCTTGCCCGCCAGCTCCGGGTGCTTCGCCAGAAACGCCTTGGTGTAGCGCTTCATGAACGGGTAATCCAGCGCCCACCACGCCAGCCCCAGGAATGGCACCCAGATCAGCTCTTTCTTGAGGAAGAACTTGAAGAACGGCGTGCGTCGGTTGAGTGTCTGGATCAGCGCCGGAATGTCGACCCACGATTGATGGTTGCTGACCACCAGATAGGAGGTGTCGCCACGCAAGTCGTCGCCGCCACGAATGTCCCATTGGGTGGGGATGCACAGGCGGAAAATCAGCTTGTCGATTTCGGCCCAGGTCTCGGCGATCCACATCACCGCCCACGACGCGTAATCGCGCCAGCGCCCGGGCGCCACCAGTTTGAGCAGGGCAAACACCATTAGCGGCCCGATCAGGATCAGGGTGTTGAGCAACAACAGCAGGGTGACGAAACAGCCGGTGAGCAGGCGGCGCATAAGCAACTCTATGAAGTCGGATGGGCGCGCCATGATAAGTGGCTTCGGGCGACAGGCCAAATCGGTGGTGACGAATGTTTCACTTTAGTCGCGCTAATCTTCAGTGCTTATGCAAAACCCTGTGGCGAGGGAGCTTGCTCCCGCTGGGCTGCGAAGCGGCCCCGAATTCATGCGCCTCGGTGTGTCAGCTTAATTGCGCATACAGATCTTACGACGACTGCGTCGCCGAGCGGGAGCAAGCTCCCTCGCCACAAAAGGTTGCTGTTGCTTCAACTATCGTGATTTTCCGCGGTCTAGAATTCGGCGCTGAGCCCACTCTTTCAGGAAGCCCCTTACGTGAAATCCCTCCTTGCACTGTTTGCCCTTGTCGCCCTGCCGGTCATGGCCGTCGAGCCGACCCTGTACGGGCGCTACGAATACATCGCGCTGCCGGAAATCGGCGGTGAAGTGCTCAAGGCCAAGATGGACACCGGCGCGCTGACGGCGTCGCTGTCGGCCAAGGACATCGAAACCTTCACCCGTGACGGCGAAGACTGGGTGCGTTTCCGCCTCGGTACCAAGGACGCCAGCAACAAGGTGTACGAACACAAAGTCGCGCGCATCAGCAAGATCAAGAGTCGTTCGGATGAAGAGGACGAGGGCGAAAGCACCGAAGTCGCGAAACGCCCAGTGGTCGATCTGGAGCTGTGCCTGGGCGACGTCAAGCGTACCGTGGAGGTCAATCTGACCGACCGCAGCAACTTCAACTATCCGCTGCTGATCGGTGCCAAGGCCTTGCGTGAATTTGGCGCGGCAGTGAACCCGGCGCGGCGCTTCACCGCCGACAAACCGGACTGCTAGAGCCAAGTGGTCTCATTGACGTAAAGGCACGCTTGGGGCACCGTTCGCGCACTTAACCACGGGCTCGGACGCCATGCCTCATATCCTGATTGTCGAAGACGAAGCGGCGATTGCCGACACGCTGATTTTTGCCTTGCAAGGCGAGGGGTTCACCACCACTTGGGTGAGCCTCGGCGAGGCGGCGCTCGCGCACCAGCATCAGTCGCCGGCCGATCTGATCATCCTCGACATCGGCCTGCCGGACATCAGCGGTTTCGAAACCTGCAAACAGCTGCGCCGATTCAGCGAAGTGCCGGTGCTGTTCCTCAGCGCCCGCAACGCCGAGATCGACCGCGTAGTGGGGCTGGAGATCGGCGCCGACGATTACGTGGTCAAACCGTTCAGCCCCCGGGAAGTGGCGGCGCGGGTTCGGGCGATCCTCAAACGCATGGCTCCGCGTCCGCCGATTGAAGCCACTTCGGCGCTGTTTCGCATTGATTCCGAGCGCGTGCAGATTGTCTATCGCGGCCAGACCCTGAGCCTGACCCGCCACGAATTCCGTCTGTTGCAATGCCTGCTCGAACAGCCCGAGCGGGTATTCAGCCGCGAGCAATTGCTTGATGCGCTGGGTGTTGCCGCCGATGCCGGTTACGAGCGCAGCATCGACAGTCACATCAAAAGCGTGCGCGCCAAACTGCGGCTGGTGCGCGCAGAAGCCGAGCCGATCCAGACCCATCGGGGCCTCGGTTACAGCTACAGCCCGGGGCACAGCTGATGTCGTTGGGGCTGCGGATCTTTCTGGTGTATGTGCTGTTTGTCGGCCTGACCGGCTATTTCGTGCTCAACACGGTGATGGAGGAAATCCGTCCCGGTGTGCGCCAGTCCACCGAAGAAACCCTGGTCGACACCGCCAACCTGATGGCAGAAATCCTCCGCGACGATTTCAAGGCCGGCACCCTCAGTGAGAATCGCTGGCCCGAGTTGCTGCGCGCCTATGGCGAGCGCCAGCCGCAAGCGACCATCTGGGGATTGCCGAAGAATCAGGTCAACCATCGCATCTACGTCACCGACGCCAAGGGCATCGTGGTGCTGGATTCCAGTGGTGTGGCGGTGGGTCAGGATTACTCGCGGTGGAACGATGTCTACCTGACTCTGCGCGGCGAATACGGTGCGCGTTCCAGCCGCAGCGACCCGGATGACCCGGCATCGTCGGTCATGCACGTTGGCGCGCCGATCCGCGACAACGGCCGGATCATCGGCGTAGTCACCGTGGCCAAACCCAACAGCTCGTTGCAGCCCTATGTCGATCGCACCGAACGGCGCCTGCTGTTTTACGGTGCGGGTCTGATCGGCCTCGGCCTGTTGTTCGGCGCCTTGTTGTCGTGGTGGCTGAGTCGCGCACTGCACCGTTTGACCCGGTATGCCGAGGCTGTCAGCGAAGGTCGGCGCGTTGAAGTGCCGCACTATCGCGGCGGTGAACTGGAGCAACTGGCTACGGCGGTCGAGCAGATGCGCACGCAACTGGAGGGCAAGGCTTACGTCGAACGCTACGTGCACACCCTGACCCACGAACTGAAAAGTCCGCTGGCGGCGATTCGCGGCGCGGCGGAGTTGCTGCAAGGTGACATGCCAGCGGTTCAGCGATTGCGTTTTGTCAGCAACATCGACAGTGAAAGTGCGCGGATGCAGCAATTGATCGAGCGATTGCTGAATCTGGCGCAGGTCGAACAGCGTCATGGCCTGGAAGAGCGGGTGGCGGTGCCGTTGGCGGCGTTGGTCGATGAGTTGTTGCAGGCGCAGGCGGCGCGGATTGAAGGCAAATCGTTGCAGATAGAACAGACGATTGCGGCGGATGTGCTGCTGATCGGCGAACCGTTTTTGCTGCGTCAGGCGTTGGGTAACTTGCTGGAGAACGCGCTGGATTTCACGCCGCCGCAGGGGTTGTTGCGTTTCAGCGCCGGGCACTTCGGCGAGCAGATCGAGTTTCGCTTGTTCAATGAAACTGCGCCGATTCCCGATTACGCCTTGCCGCGTTTGACTGAGCGTTTCTATTCACTTCCGCGCCCGGATAGTGGGCGTAAAAGTACCGGGTTGGGGCTTAATTTCGTTGAAGAGGTGGTCAAGTTGCATGGTGGTTTGATGAGCATTCGCAATGTTGAGGGTGGTGTTGAAGTGACATTGCGCTTGTCTTGAAACCGAGGCGCGGCCATCGCGAGCAGGCTCACTCCTACAGTTTGGAATGCGATCAACTGTAGGAGTGAGCCTGCTCGCGATGGGGCCGGTGAAGTCTCCACACAATCTCCACATTCCTCCCACAAAACCCCCATACACCCACACCAGACTCTGCCCATCCAATCAGGGAGAGTCCCATGAACAAGAATCTGACCATAAAGCTCGGGGCCATTGCCCTGTTGATCCTGCTGTTGCTCATACCGCTGATGATGATCGACGGCGTGATCGACGATCGCCAGCAATTGCGCGATGGCGTGTTGCAGGACATCGCCCGCAGTTCCAGTTACAACCAGCAAGTGAGCGGACCGGTGATGGTCGTGCCGTATCGCAGGGTGATGCACAACTGGAAGATCAACGACAAAAACAAGCGCTACGACGATCCGTGGGAAGAACGCGGGCGTTTGTACTTTCTGCCGGAGCGTTTCGAACTCGATGGCCAGGTGCAGACCGAGCTGCGCGCCCGGGGTATTTACGAAGCGCGGCTGTTCCACGCCGAGAACCGCATCAACGGTCAGTTCTCGCTGCCGGCACAATTGGGCATCAAGGAAGACTTCGCCGACTACCAGTTCGACGCGCCGTTTCTCGCGGTCGGCATCAGCGACATTCGCGGCATTGAAAACGCTTTGAAACTGGAACTCGACGGCCAGCGCCTGGACTTTGTCCCGGGCACCCAGGTCGGTTGGCTCGGCGAAGGTGTACGCGTCACGTTGCCGCTGCTCGATACCAGCAAAGCCACGGAACTGGCGTTCGGTTTTGACTTGCGCCTGCAAGGCACCGGTGCGCTGCAAGTGCTGCCGGTGGGCAAGAGCAGCAGCGTGAGCATCACGGCCAATTGGCCGCATCCAAGTTTTGTCGGCAACTTTCTGCCGGCCAAACGCGAAATCAACGATGCCGGTTTCAGCGCCGACTGGCAGACCACGTTCTTCTCCACCAACATGCAGGACGCCATGAGCCGTTGCGTGAGCAACAACGATTGCGAGGCATTCAATGCGCGCAGCTTCGGTGTGAGTTTCATCGATCCGGTGGATCAGTATCTGAAGAGCGACCGGGCGATCAAATATGCGCTGTTGTTCATCGTCCTGACGTTTGCCGGTTTCTTCTTGTTCGAAGTGCTGAAAAGTCTGGCGGTGCACCCGGTGCAGTACGCCTTGGTCGGTGTGGCGCTTGCGTTCTTTTATCTGTTGCTGCTGTCGCTGTCGGAACACATCGGGTTTGCCCTGGCGTATCTGCTGTCGGCCAGCGGTTGTGTGTTGTTGATCGGCTTTTACGTTTGCCATGTGCTGCGCAGCGTGCGCCACGGTTTGAGTTTTTCGGCGGGATTGGCGGCGTTGTATGGCCTGCTGTACGGACTGTTGAGTGCCGAGGATTACGCGCTGTTGATGGGCTCGCTGTTGCTGTTCGGCTTGCTCGGGGTGTTCATGGTACTGACGCGCAAACTGGACTGGTACGGGATCGGGCAGAAGTCGGCCAAGCCGTTGGAGTTTGATATCGGGGCGGTGCAATGAGCGGGTTGCTGGGGTTACGTGAGGATCAGCGCTGGAAGGATGAATTGGTGGCGCGGATTATTGGGTATTTGCCTGTGGAACCGATGTGGGGCTATCGCGAGCAGGCTCACTCCTACAGGGGAATGCGGTCAACTGTAGGAGTGAGCCTGCTCGCGAAGAGGCCGGAACAGGCGCCGTCGAGCTAAGGCTTGGGCATGGTCGCGATCATGGACGGTCGCTGGCTGACCTCAAAGTACCAGTTGGCCAGTTGCGGGTTGGCGTCACGCCAGCCCATCTCGGGGAAGCGCAGGTCGAGGTAGCCCAGTGCACAGGCCACACTGATCGCGGCGACATCGAAGTGACTGGTCAGCTCGGCGATCGCATCCGCTTCCAGCAGGGCGAGCGCGCGGCGGATCTTCTCGCGTTGCGCCTCGAGCCATTCGTCCCAGTGTTTTTCCGGGGCACGCAGCGCCTGTTCGTAACGCACCATCACCGAAGCATCCATGATCCCGTCGGCCATCGAGGCCAGGGTCAGGCGCCGCCAGCGGGCCGAGCCGTCACGGGGGATCAGCGGGTTGCCGACGTGTTGGTGATCGAGGTAATCGAGGATCACGCGGCTGTCATGGATGACGTTGCCATCGGCCAGGCGCAGGGCGGGGATCTTGCCCAGCGGGTTGTCGGCGTTGAGTGCCGGATCGGGGCTGACCGGGCTGAGGACGCAGTCTTGCAGCGCGACGCGATCCTGCTGACCGGTCTCGTGCAGCAATACCATCACTTTGCGAACGAACGGGGAAAGCGTGTTGTGAAACAGGGTCATGCTGGGGGCGGACATTGGCAGGGTCTCGATCAGGATGGTGAGGGGGGAGCATAGCGTGTTACTTGGCTTGCTCAAGCCCTGCACAGCCCCCTTGTAGGAGTGAGCCTGCTCGCGATCGCGGTAGCTCAGTCAACATTAATGTTGAGGCAAGTGCGCCATCGCGAGCAGGCTCACTCCTACAGGGATCTTCAGCTTCGCGGCAACAATCCCCTTATGGCGAGAATTGCCGGAACACCCAACCCGACCCAGCTCAACGCATCCCAGATCCCATCCCCCAGCAACGCTGCAAACAACCCCGCCGCACTGAGCAGCGCGATCACCAGCGGCGTGCTGAAGACCTTCCAGAAATTCGACTGACGCGGCTTCATGCAGACGCCTCCGCCGTTTCCAGCACAGGCTTGGCCGCTTTGCGCCGCACCACCCACAAATACACGCCGCTACCGAGGACGATGATCGTCAGCACATCCAGCGTCGCCCAGAGAATCTTCATCGGCATGCCGCCGTAGTCACCGAAGTGCAACGGTTGCGACATGCCCATGGCGTCCATGTACCACGGGCGTTCGGCCACGGCGGTGACTTGCAGTGTAGTGGCGTCGATCAGCACCGGCGTCAGCAGATGCGAGGTCAAATGCGTACCGCCCTTCATGAACACCGAGTAGTGGTGCTCGCTGGAAAACCGTGTGCCGGGGAACGCGATGAAATCCGGCTTCATCCCCGGCGCGACTTCGCCAGCGATGTCGAGCAAACGCGTGGCCGGCGCCAGTTGTGTCAGCGGCGGCGCATCGCGGTAGGGCGCAATCAATGTGTTGAGCGCGTCGTTGCGCCACGCGGCGATGATCAGGTCGGCGCACGCGCTGATCACTCCGGTCACGCCGACCACCAAGGCCCAGGTCAGCGTGACCACGCCGATCAGGTTATGCAGGTCGAGCCAGCGCAGGCGCGTGGATTTGTCCTGACGCACCGTGCCGAACTTCAGTCGCCGCATGAACGGCAGATACAGCACCGTTCCCGAGACAATCGCGACGACAAACAGCAGCCCCATGAACGCCAACAGCAATTTGCCCGGCAGCCCGGCAAACATGTCGACGTGCAGGCGCAGGATAAACAGCATCAGCCCGCCGTTGGCCGAAGGGGTTTCCAGCGCTTCACCGGTGCGAGCATCAAGCATGAAAGTGTGCGAGGAGTTCGGTTCGGTGCCGGCGGTTTTCGCCATGATCGTCAGCACGGCATTCGGCTCATCGTCGTCGAAGCCGAAGTACTGCACGACTTCATCCGGACGATGTTTTTCCGCGGCCTCGACCAGTTGCGCCAGATTCAGGCGTGGCGCGTCCGCTGGCATCTCGCGCACTTCGGGCGCATCGCCGAGCAAGTGCTCGATCTCGTGATGGAAGATCAGCGGCAGACCGGTCAGTGCCAGCATCAGCAAAAACACGGTGCAGATCAGGCTTGTCCAGGTGTGGATGAACGACCAGCGGCGAATTGTTTTACTTTTCATTTCATGACCTTCAAAAACACCAAAGCCGTCCACGAAGGACGGCCTGGAGACGGGGCCTGTTTCAGCTCAGTCGTTTACCACTTGTAAGTGGCACTGGCGACCACACTGCGCGTATCGCCGTAGTAGCAGTAGAAGCTGTCGCAGGTGGAAATGTATTCCTTGTCGAACAGGTTAGTGGCGTTGAGTGCCAGCGACGCGCCTTTGAGACTGTTGTCGAGGCGGCCGAGGTCGTAATGCACGCTTGCGTCGAACACGGTGTAAGCGTCCGCTTTACCCAGCCAGGTGTTGGCCTTGTCGCCGTAGGTGTTGCCGGTGTAGCGCACGCCGCCGCCGATGCCGAAGCCGTCGAGCACGCCGGTGTGCCAGGTGTAGTCGGTCCACAACGAGGCTTGCTGGTTCGGCATCAGTTGCAGGCGATTGCCCTTGTCGACGCCATTCTGCACTTCGGATTTGGCCAGGGTGTAGGCAGCGATCACTTTCAGGTTTTCGGTGACGTCGGACACCGCTTCCAGTTCGAGGCCTTTGACTTTCACTTCGCCGGTCTGGCTGGTGATCGACACGTTGTTGACGAAGGTGTTGACCGAGACGTTCTTCTGGGTGAGGTCGTACACGGCGGCAGTCAGCAGGGTTTTGCTGCCCGGTGGCTGGTATTTGATGCCCAGTTCCCACTGTTTGCCTTCGGTCGGTTTGAGCGAACCGGTCGAGGTGGCGTCGGCGCCCGTGGTCGGCTGGAAGGATTCGGCGTACGACAGGTACGGCACGAAACCGTTGTCGAAGACGTAGCTGAGCGCTGCGTTGCCGCTGAACGCCTTGTCACGCTGGGTATTGGTGGCATCGCCCTTGTTGATGAACTTTGTGCTGGTGTGCACCCAGTCTTCACGGCCGCCGAGGGTCAGGCGCCACTGGTCGAGGGCCATCTGGTCCTGGATGTACAGGCCGGTCTGGTAGGTCTTCTGGTCGTAATCGTAAAACGCGGTGGAGCGCGCAGGGCGCACGATCGGCTGACCGTAGATCGGAGTGATCACGTTGGTGGTCAGGCCGTCACCGAAGATCGAGGTGTAGTTGGTGTTGCTGCGCTGGTGATCAAGGCCCAGCAGCAAGGTGTGGCGGATATCGCCGGTGGCGAAGTCGGCCTGGAAGTTGTTGTCCACAGCGAACTGGCTGATGTCTTCTTCGACGCTGGTGCTGGTGCGCCCGACGTTGCCTTGATCATCCACTTCGGTGAATGGGTAGGAACCCGGCGTCAGCGACTGGAACGACAGATCCGACTTGGTGTAGCGCAGGTTCTGCTTGAACTGCCAAGTGTCGTTCAGACGATGTTCGAACGCGTAACCCAGCGCGTAGTAAGTCCGGTCGTAGTATTCCCAGTCCGGATCACCCAGGTTTTTGTGATGGGAAATATCACCAAACGGCGATTTGATCTTGGTGCCTTGAATCGGCAGGAACTGGCTGGTGATGCCGGTATCGTCGCGGGTGAACTGGCTCAGCAGGGTGAACTTGGTGTCGTCGTCGATGTTCCAGGTCAGGCTCGGCGCAATGTTGTAGCGCTTGTTGTCGACGTGGTCGACCTGCGTGCCGCTGTCACGCACCACGCCGCTGATGCCGTAGAGAAACTGGCCTGCGTCGTCGATCTTGCCGGTGCTGGCGAAGTTGATCTGGCGATGGTTGTCGCTGCCGTATTGCAGCTGAATTTCATTGCTGGCTTCAGCGCTTGGACGACGGCTGACCATATCCAGCAGGCCGCCTGGAGGGGTTTGACCGTAAACCGACGAAGCCGGGCCGCGCAGCAGGGCGAGGCGGTCGAGGTTCCAGGTTTCCTGTTTAGGGTTGGCGTACACGCCTTTCGGCAATGGCAGGCCATCGAGGAACTGGGTCGGTTCGAAACCGCGCACGCGTAACCAGTCGGCGCGGGTGTCGCTGCCGTAGCTGCTGGCGGTGATGCCCGGCATGTAGCGCACGGCGTCATCAAGGCTGTGCACGCCACGGTCTTCCATCTGCTGGCGGGTCGCAACCGAGATCGAGCGCGGTGCTTCGACCAGTGCGGTGTCGGTTTTGGTGCCGGCGGCGGTGCGGGTGGCGGTGTAGCCTTCGACCGGGCCCCAGGCGCTTTCGGTATTTTCAACGCCGATGACCGATGTTTCCGGCAGAGCCATCACGCCTTCCGGCACGGCGACCAGGGTGTAAGTGCCGGTGCTGGCCTGTTCCAGTTGCAGACCGGTGCCTTGCAAGGCTGCGCGCAGAGCGCCAGCCGCATCGTACTGACCGTTGACCGGTGCCGAAGTCTTGCCCGCTGCCAGCGCCGGGTTCAGCGACAGGGCGAGGCCGCCCTGACTGGCGATCTGGTTCAGGGTGGTGGCCAAAGGGGCCGCCGGCAGGTTGTAGGCGCGCACGCTGGACGCTTGTTCAGCGGCGAGCAACGGGCTGCTGATCAGCGGTGCGCTGAGCGCGATGGCGATGGCCAGCAGACTGGGGCGCAACAAGGTGTCTAGCGAACGGGACATACGGCGGCTCCTGAATGGAAATATTTCTCAATTGCCTGTGTGCCGGATGAAAATCAAAAAGTGATAGGGCTGGATGAAAATAATTTCGATTAACGAAAACAGCGGTGTGGCGGATGACGCCATCTCGAGCAGGCTCACTCCTACAGGGGAACGCATTTCATCTGTAGGCCTTCGCCTGCTCGCGATGGCGACCGCTCAGCCACCCGATCATTCAGGTTTGGTATCAGCCTTCGCCACGGTGACCCAATACGGCGTGTGCTGCTCGATCTGCACCGGCAGGGTCGGGAGCAGGGCGCTCAACGCTTTATCGGTGTCATGCAGCGGGAAGCTGCCGGTAATCCGCAGGTCTGCCACTTCCGGCGCCACGCCCAGATGCCCGCGACGATAGCGCGCCAGTTCATGCACCAGATCGCCCAGCCGTGCGTTGTCGACCACCAGCATGCCACGGGTCCAGGCATCGGCGCCGGGGTTGAGCGCGACAATCGAGCCCAACCCGTCACTGCGCAGCAGCACCTGCTGGCCTTCGCGCAAAATCTGTTCTTCGGGATTCGCTTGGGTGTGTGCCGCCACCGCCGATTGCAGCACGCTCAGGCGCGTACCTTCTTCCTCGCGCTTGACCAGGAACCGTGTGCCCAATGCACGCATGCTGCCTTCGCGGGTTTCGACGATGAACGGGCGTGCGTCACCGTGGCCGGTTTCGACGAGGATTTCGCCTTCCTGCAAAACGATCAGGCGCTGCTTCTCATCGAACCGCACATCCACGGCACTGTGGGTGTTGAGGTTGATCACGGTGCCATCGGCCAAACGCACGGTGCGCTGTTCGCCGGTAGCGGTGCGCTGATCGGCCAGCCAGTAGTCCAGCGGCAAGTAACGCTCGGCGACAAACAGACCCAGACCGATCACCGCGACAACGCTGGCCAGCCCACTGCCGAGCTTGCGCACGCGCCGCCGGATGCCTTCGCGCGATTGCAGCAAGGCACTGCGCGCCGGCCCCTTGGCCACGCTGAAGCGTTGGTCGAGCATGCCCAGTTGACGCCATGCGCGGGCATGCTCTTCATTGGCCGCGTGCCATTTGGCAAATTCCTCGCGTTCCAGCGGGCTGCTCGAATCGAGCGTCAACTGCCAGGCAATCGCCGCATCCAGCACATGCGCCGGCACCGGTCTGGAACTGGCCGGGCTCACGTTGGCTCACCGTACAGCGCGATGTAGCACTGACGAATACCCTGCGCCAGATACTGGCGCACGCGCGGCACCGACACGCCGAGTTTTCCGGCGATCTCGGCATGGCTGAGGCCATCGAGGCGGTTATAAAGGAAAGCGGCACGGGCCTTGGTCGACAGTTTGCCGAGCAGGCGGTCGATGGCTTTGAGATCTTCGAGGATCATTTGCTGTTCTTCCACCGACGGCTGTTCGCCCTCGGGGATCAGCATCAATTCGGTGAGGTAGGCCTGTTCCAGCGCGGCGCGGCGGAAGTAGTCGAACAACAGACCCTTGGCAATCGCCACGAGAAATGCGCGGGGCTCGCGCGGTGTCAGCAGTTCATCGCGCCCGAGCAGGCGCACGAAGGTGTCCTGGCTCAGGTCTTCGGCCCGCTGCGGACAGGCCACGTTGCGCCGCAGCCATGCCAGCAGCCAACCGCGATGGTCACGATACATCGCACCGACGAGCTCACTGTGAGGGCTTGGGACTGACGACACCGAACATCACCGATTGGGAAATATTAACTAACGCGAATTGTTCGCGATTCTGGCAGAGGTGGGAATGGTTAGCAATTGGCCACTGGTCAGGTGGCATCAGGGAAATCGCGTCATCGTTCTTCGCGAGCAGGCTCGCTCCCACAAGGCATCGCATTCCAAATGTGGGAGCGAGCCTGCTCGCGAAGAGGCCAGAACGGCCAACGAAAATCTAAAAGGACGGTGCTTGTTGTCGACGCTTCCACTGGCTCAACCGCTGCTGCAAATTCAGCGGACTATGAATCTGCTGCCCCCGCGCCCGACTAAACAGAATCAACGCCAATTCCGCCGTGGCCAGCGCATCGGCACTGGCGTTATGCCGTTCGAACACTTCCAGGCGGAACCAGTCGATCCACTCATCCAGCCCCGCCTCGCGAATATTCGCCTGCGGGCATACCAGCGGCGCGATATCCGCGACGTCCAGAAAAACCTGCTGCAACTTGTGCCCCAGATGCTCCTTCAGCGCCCGCCCGAGCATGTGCTGATCGAACGGCGCATGAAACGCCAGCACCGGGCTGTCGCCGACAAATTCCAGGAGTTCCAGCAACGCTTCGGCGGGGTCGCTGCCGGCGGCAATCGCATTTGGCCCCAGGCCATGGATCAACACACTGGGGCTGAGCTTCAGTTCGCGACACTGCAGCGTTCTTTCGAACTGCTGGCTGAAGTCGATCGCGCCGTCCTCGATCACCACTGCGCCGATCGACAGCACCCGATCCTTGTTCAGGTTCAGCCCGGTGGTTTCCAGATCCAGCACCACCCAACGCTGTTCGCGCAGGCTGCAATCGCTCAACTCGCTGATCGCCGGCAGTTGCGCGAGGCGTTGTTGCAGATCGACCGGCACCACCGGGCTGACCGGGCGCAGCCACGAGAACAGGCTCATAGCTGATACCGCAACGTCAGGCTGCTTTGCAGGCGTTGAGCCTGACG
Protein-coding sequences here:
- a CDS encoding DUF2780 domain-containing protein, producing the protein MKISRGIAMASLMTLAASPVFAGFSLDDVTKAASSMQGGNAATAAAPTSETAGLLQAVTGLGVTPQQAVGGTSAMLGLAKNQLSSTDYSQLAKEVPGIDKLSGGSGNMAALSGLLGSSGKSAGLENALGNVKNTSDLNNAFGALGMDSGMVGQFAPVLLKYLGDQGVGGPLLQSLGSIWGAGTGS
- a CDS encoding acyltransferase: MRRLLTGCFVTLLLLLNTLILIGPLMVFALLKLVAPGRWRDYASWAVMWIAETWAEIDKLIFRLCIPTQWDIRGGDDLRGDTSYLVVSNHQSWVDIPALIQTLNRRTPFFKFFLKKELIWVPFLGLAWWALDYPFMKRYTKAFLAKHPELAGKDLEITRQACELFKRQPVTVVNYLEGTRYTTAKSAQQQSPFKHLLKPKAGGVAFVLAAMGEQLDAILDVTVVYPQAEIPGFWDLISGNVPRVIIDIKTRELDPALWQGDYENDPAFREKVQSWVNQLWTEKDLRIAELRGERD
- a CDS encoding ATP-dependent zinc protease, translated to MKSLLALFALVALPVMAVEPTLYGRYEYIALPEIGGEVLKAKMDTGALTASLSAKDIETFTRDGEDWVRFRLGTKDASNKVYEHKVARISKIKSRSDEEDEGESTEVAKRPVVDLELCLGDVKRTVEVNLTDRSNFNYPLLIGAKALREFGAAVNPARRFTADKPDC
- the creB gene encoding two-component system response regulator CreB, with product MPHILIVEDEAAIADTLIFALQGEGFTTTWVSLGEAALAHQHQSPADLIILDIGLPDISGFETCKQLRRFSEVPVLFLSARNAEIDRVVGLEIGADDYVVKPFSPREVAARVRAILKRMAPRPPIEATSALFRIDSERVQIVYRGQTLSLTRHEFRLLQCLLEQPERVFSREQLLDALGVAADAGYERSIDSHIKSVRAKLRLVRAEAEPIQTHRGLGYSYSPGHS
- the creC gene encoding two-component system sensor histidine kinase CreC; amino-acid sequence: MSLGLRIFLVYVLFVGLTGYFVLNTVMEEIRPGVRQSTEETLVDTANLMAEILRDDFKAGTLSENRWPELLRAYGERQPQATIWGLPKNQVNHRIYVTDAKGIVVLDSSGVAVGQDYSRWNDVYLTLRGEYGARSSRSDPDDPASSVMHVGAPIRDNGRIIGVVTVAKPNSSLQPYVDRTERRLLFYGAGLIGLGLLFGALLSWWLSRALHRLTRYAEAVSEGRRVEVPHYRGGELEQLATAVEQMRTQLEGKAYVERYVHTLTHELKSPLAAIRGAAELLQGDMPAVQRLRFVSNIDSESARMQQLIERLLNLAQVEQRHGLEERVAVPLAALVDELLQAQAARIEGKSLQIEQTIAADVLLIGEPFLLRQALGNLLENALDFTPPQGLLRFSAGHFGEQIEFRLFNETAPIPDYALPRLTERFYSLPRPDSGRKSTGLGLNFVEEVVKLHGGLMSIRNVEGGVEVTLRLS
- the creD gene encoding cell envelope integrity protein CreD, with translation MNKNLTIKLGAIALLILLLLIPLMMIDGVIDDRQQLRDGVLQDIARSSSYNQQVSGPVMVVPYRRVMHNWKINDKNKRYDDPWEERGRLYFLPERFELDGQVQTELRARGIYEARLFHAENRINGQFSLPAQLGIKEDFADYQFDAPFLAVGISDIRGIENALKLELDGQRLDFVPGTQVGWLGEGVRVTLPLLDTSKATELAFGFDLRLQGTGALQVLPVGKSSSVSITANWPHPSFVGNFLPAKREINDAGFSADWQTTFFSTNMQDAMSRCVSNNDCEAFNARSFGVSFIDPVDQYLKSDRAIKYALLFIVLTFAGFFLFEVLKSLAVHPVQYALVGVALAFFYLLLLSLSEHIGFALAYLLSASGCVLLIGFYVCHVLRSVRHGLSFSAGLAALYGLLYGLLSAEDYALLMGSLLLFGLLGVFMVLTRKLDWYGIGQKSAKPLEFDIGAVQ
- a CDS encoding glutathione S-transferase, with translation MSAPSMTLFHNTLSPFVRKVMVLLHETGQQDRVALQDCVLSPVSPDPALNADNPLGKIPALRLADGNVIHDSRVILDYLDHQHVGNPLIPRDGSARWRRLTLASMADGIMDASVMVRYEQALRAPEKHWDEWLEAQREKIRRALALLEADAIAELTSHFDVAAISVACALGYLDLRFPEMGWRDANPQLANWYFEVSQRPSMIATMPKP